AGAACGCGCCGCTCACGCCGGTCTGCACCGCCGCTTCCGGGCTCACGGTGATCACGCCGAAATCCTTGAGGATGGCCGCCAGCGCGAGGTGCGCATCGAGGTGGACCTGCCTGTAGTCGGTGCCGGCGCGCACCGCGTCGCACATCGTCAGCTGCGCGGCGTCGACCGCGTCGATCATCGCGGCGAACTCGTCGGCCTGCGCCGAATAGGTGCGGGTGATGTCGCTGGCGTAGCCGCCGAAGCTGGCGCCGGCATCGATCAGGAAGCTGCGCGACTGCTTCGGCGGCAGGCGGTCGCGATCGGTGTAGTGCAGCACCGCGGCGTGTTCGTTGAGGCAGACGATGTTGCCGTAGGGCAGGTCGTTGGCGTCCTGCCCGGCGGCCTGGCAATAGGCCAGGTGGATGCCGAACTCGCTGCTGCCGGCGCGGAACGCGCGCTCGGCGGCGCGGTGCGCGCGCACGCCGATGCGGCTGGCTTCGCGCATCATCGCGATTTCGTAGGGCGTCTTGAACGCACGGTGGTACTCGAGGTAGGCGACCACCGGCTGCGGGTTGTTCGGCGCGTAGCCGGCGATCGCGCTCTGCGGTTCGCCGAGGATCGCGCAGCGCGCGGCGTCCTTCGGCAAATGCTGCGCGGCTTCTTCGGCGGTGCGGATGATGGCGATGTCGAAGTGTTCCACCCAGTAACCGCTGGGCATCGCCGGCACCACGTGCCAGTAGTCGTGCGGCTGCAGGAACACCAGCTTCGGCTTGATCCCGGGCGTGATCACCAGCCAGCTGCCCGGCGCCCGGGTGACCGGCAGCCAGGCCTTGAACTGCGGGTTCACCGCATAGGGATAGTCGCGGTCGTCGAAGAACTGGTAGTGCAGGGTGCCGCTGGGCACCAGCAGGTGGTCGAAACCGCCGCGCTGCAATGCCTCGGCGGCGCGCGCCTGCAGGGTTTCGAGGTGCTGCGGGTACAAACCGGCAAGAGCCGGGTTTTCGGGGGTCGCGGCGGACATGGCGCGTTCCAGGGCGGGAAAACGCGATTTTGACCCATTCCGCGCGGTCTCCGCGCGGCCGCGGACGCCTACTTCGGGGCGGGGCTGGCTGCGGCTTCCGCCCAGCGCCGCAAACGCTGCGTGGTCTCGGTGGACAGGCCGAGGAAGCGCAGGCCCACCCAGGATTGGCCCGGCGCGCTGGCGCCGTCGATCCAGAGCACGTGCGAGCCCACTTCGACGGTCTGCGCGCCATTGTTGTCGGGCAAGGCGAAGCGGAACTGGTACAGCGCATCCTCCACCAGCGGCTTGCTGGCGATCAGCAGCACGCCGCTGGCCGAGAGATTGCCGATGCGGCCGATGACTTCCTCGGTCATGGTGTCGGTGACCAGGACCGTGCCGCTCATCGGGCGGCGGGTGGCGCGTCGCGATTCCCTGCCCATGTCAGTTGCTCCGTCCGGGTTCGCTGCCGGCGATCCGGTGCAGGTTCGCCAGCATGCCTTGCCAGGCGGCTTCCGCAGGACCGGTACTGTCGTCGACCACGCGCAGGCCGCCGCGCGCGTACTGGCGCGCGAGCGTGTCGAGGTCGCCGCCGTTCACCCGCTGGCCGCGCCGGTTGAGCAGCAGGGTCTGGCCGGTCTTCGCGCTGAGCCAGGCCAGCTTGACCCGGCGCACGCTGTTGTCCGCCGCATCCACGATCTCGATCCAGCTGCCTTCGGGCAGGTTGCACAGGCGTTCCCATGCGGCCTGCTCGGCGTCCGAGCGCGGTGCGCGCTGCGGTGCGGATTGCCCGGAACTCTGTTCGCCCAGCCGTGCGTGCGACTTCATCTGCATGATGAGTTCGGTGCGCGAGACCAGCGCGTTGTCGTCGCTGCGGCCGCTGGCCAGCATGCGCGCGATCGTCGCCGCGTCGTCGTCGTGGTAGCCGACCTGGCCGAGCGTCTCCTGCACGCTTGCCAGCAAATCGGGATCCGGATCGTCGCTGCCGCCGCTGGTGCAGGCATCGACCAGCCGCGCGGTGATCGCGCGCTGCTTGCGCCACACGTCCGAATCCTCGCCGTTGCGCAGCAGCGACAGGGTCATCGCGTCCGCCCAGGCCTGGTCGAACAGGGTGGCGCTGAAGCGCGGCAGGCTGCGCGCGCCGACGATCCCGGCGATTTCCGCATTGGCCTGCAGGCGCGCCAGTTCCAGCTTGTCGCGCCCGCGCGCGGCATCGATCTGCCGCCGTTCGGCGATCTCGATCTTGCGCGCCTGCGATTGCAGCCCGGTCTGCAGCGCGTTGTTGGCGGCGATGAAGGTTTCCGGGCTGGCATCCGCGTCCTGCTGCACGGTTTCGACCGTTTGCCGCAGCAGGTCCAGCATCGGCGCGTCGAAATCGTCGTCCGCCGACCAGCGCGCGCCGGCGACCGATACCGCGTCGAGCAGCATCCGCGCCGGATGCGCGGGGTCGACGAAGAAGTTGTGGTCGCGCAGCGCCAGCTGCAGCAAGGGCATCCGCAGCCGCTGCACCAGGGCATCGCCGGGCGTGCCCGGGCGCAGGTCGCGGTTGAGCTGGGTATGGAACATGTCCAGCAGCTCGAAGCTGTCGTCGTCGTCCTCCACCAGCTTCACGCCGTGTCCGTGCGACTGCCGGGCCTGGGCCAGCAGGTTCTGGCGGATTTCGGCCACCGCGTTCTGCTTCGGGTTGGCGCTGCGCAGGCGCTTGAGGGCGCTGAGCACGTCGCTGCCGGGCAGGGCTTCGCGCGCGCGCTCGTCGGCACCGCCCGGGCGCAGCTTGGCCAGCAAGGTGCGGCGCTTGGCCAGCAGCCCCTGCAATGCGGCGAAGCCGCTGCGCGCGGCGGCGGCGAAACCGCTGGCGCCCCCGGCTGCGGCGATCGGGCCGCCGGCCGGCGTGCTGGCGCCGCTGCCGCCTGCGCCTGCACCGGCGGGGGGCTTGGTCGTTGCGGGCAGCACCGGCGCCCCCGGCGTACTCGCCGGGCGCACGCGCACCGGCACGAAGCTCAGGTGCGGCAGGACGCCGTCGTCGGCAAGCCGTGCGTTGAGCGCCTCCAGCAGGGTGCTGTAGTAGGCCATCGCGGTCTTGTCGTAGAAATGGTAGATCGACAGGCGCGCTTCCAGCGGCAGCGACAGCGCGACGCAGGCGAGGTGTAGTGCATCGCCCATCGCATGCGGGCCGAACGGCAGGTGTTCCGCGTCGAAGGCCGGCGAGCCGGCGAGCACGCCGAAGCGCTGCCCCATCAATTGCAGGGCCAGGCTGTTGCGCACCTCGTGGCGCGCGGAGAGGTCGAACAGCACGGCGTATTCGTCCGCGTGCTCGTCGTCGACCAGGCTCAGCCCCTGGCTGGGGGCATGCAGGGAGGCGATTTCCGGGCGCTGCAATTGCGGGTGCAGGCCGGCCAGGTTGGCCTCGATCACGCCCAGCAGTTCGGGCGTGAAGCGCGCGGCGTTGTCGCGCAGCTTGCGCAGGGCCATGTTGTAGAGGTCGCGCATCTGCGGGTTCTGCGCCCGCTCGCTCTGCCTCGCGAGGTCATGCTCCGTTTCCAGCAACACGGTCTGCATCTGCCGATGCAGGTCCGCGCTGGCGATGGTCAGCATGTTTTCCAGCGCGCGCTTCACCCGGCGCGGGAAGCTGGCCGCGGTCAGCGTCTTCGGGCGGTGGCTGTGTTGCGTCGAACCGTTTGCGGCCATCGGCGTCCCCCAACGCGTCGGCAATTCCACCAATGGTATGCGTGGAACGGCGTTGCCTCAATCCACGCAATTCAGTCCAGGAACAGGCCAATCGCGTCGTTGGCGAAGCGACGGCCGAGTTCGGTCGGGCGCAGCCAGTCCTCGTCGGCGTCCAGCCAACCGCGTTCGCGGGCGATGGCGACCTGCGCCGCGATGGCGGCGCGGGGCAGGCCGGTGCGTGCCTCGAACATCGCCATCGGCACGCCTTGGTTGAGGCGCAGCGCGTTCAGCATGAAGTCGAACGGCAAGCGTTCCGTCGAGAGAACCTCGTCGCCGCCGATCGCCGAGGCGGTGCCGGCCTTCAGCAGGTACTCGCTCGGATGCTTCACCTTCCAGCGGCGCAGCACCTGCTGCTGCGCGCCCAGGGTGAGCTTGCCGTGCGCGCCGGCGCCGATGCCGAGGTAGTCGCCGAATTTCCAGTAGTTCAGGTTGTGTGCGCATTGCCGGCCTTCGCGCGCGTAGGCGCTGACTTCGTACTGGGCGAAACCGGCTTCGGCCAATCGTGCCTGGCAGGCGTCCTGCATGTCCCATGCGCTGTCTTCGTCGGGAATGCCCGCGGGCGGGCGCGCGGCGAATACCGTGTTCGGCTCCAGCGTCAGCTGGTAGTGGCTGATGTGCGTCGGCTGCAGGGCGACCGCGCGTTCGATGTCGTGCTCCGCCATCGCCAGGGTCTGTTCCGGCAAGGCGTACATCAGGTCGAGGTTGAAGTTGTCGAAGCCGGCATCCTGCGCCGCCTTCACCGCGCGCTCGGCATCGCCGCTGGAATGGATGCGGCCCAGGCGCTGCAGGCAGCCGTCGTCGAAGCTCTGCACGCCGAAGCTGAGCCGGTTCACCCCGGCCTTGCGATAGCCGGCGAACGGGCCGTGCTCGACCGTGCCCGGGTTCGTCTCGAGGGTGATCTCCGCATTCGGCGCGAAGCGCAGGCGCGCGCTGGCCAGCTGCAGGAAGCGGTCGATGCTGGCCGGCGGGAACAGCGAAGGCGTGCCGCCGCCGAAGAACACGCTGTGGACGGTGCGGCCCCAGGCCAGCGGTAGGTCGAAGTCGAGGTCGGCGATCAGGGCGTCGACATAAGCGTCGAACTGCAGCGCGCCGCGTTGCTCGTGCGAATTGAAGTCGCAGTACGGGCATTTGCGCACGCACCACGGCAGGTGCACGTACAGCGACAGCGGCGGGGTGACGAGCATCGCCGGTTTCAGCTGCGCAGCAGCTCGCGCAGCTTCGCCAGCGCCTGGCCGCGGTGGCTGTCGCGACTCTTCACGGCGGCCGGCAGTTCCGCCGCGCTGCAGTCGTGCGCAGGCGAGAAGAACACCGGGTCGTAGCCGAAGCCGTTGCCGCCGCGGCGTGCGTGCAAGACGCGGCCATGCCAGAGGCCTTCGGCGAGGATCGGCATCGGGTCGTCGGCATCGCGGACCAGGGCCAGCACGCAGACGAAATGCGCGCCGCGCCGCGCATCGTCGACGCCGTCGAGTTCGCGGAGCAGCTTGTCGATGTTCGCCTCGCTGTTGCCATGCACGCCGGAGTAGCGCGCCGAATACAGGCCGGGCGCGCCGCGCAACGCATCCACGCACAGGCCGGAATCGTCGCCCAGCGCGGGCAGGCCGGTTGCGCGCGATGCATGGCGCGCTTTCAGGATCGCGTTCTCGACGAAGGACAGGCCGGTTTCCTCGGCATCCTCCACCCCGAATTCCGACTGCACGTGCAGCTCGAACCGCTCGCCGAGCAGTTCGCGCAGCTCCGCCAGCTTGCCGGCATTGGAAGAGGCAAGGATCAATTGCATGCGCGCGGCTCGATCAGGTCCCAACGGTTGCCGTACAGGTCGCGGAACACGACCACGTTGCCATAGTCTTCATGGCGCGGCGGTTCTTCGAAGTGCGCGCCCGCAGCGGCCAGTCGTGCGTGGTCGCGGGCGAAGTCGTCGGTGTGCAGGAAGAAGCCGACCCGGCCGCCGTGCTGGTCGCCGACCACGGCTGCCTGCACCGGCGTCGCCGCCTCGGCAAGCAACAGGCTGAAGCGCGCGTTGCCCGCAGGCGCCATCCGCACCCAGCGCTTGCCGCCGCCGCGGTCGGTGTCTTCCAGCAATTCGAAACCCAGCGTATCGCGATACCAGGCGATCGCCTCGTCGTAGTCGCGCACGACCAGCGCGACCATCGCGACATGGGGTGCAAACGCGGGTAGGGTCACGAAGCCAGTGCCGCCTGTTGCGCGGCGAACAGTTCGCCGCAGCCCTTTTCCGCCAAGGCGAGCAGGGCATCGAGTTCGTCGCGGCGGAAGGCGTGGCCTTCGGCGGTGCCCTGCAGCTCGATGAAGCCGCCGCCGTCGTTCATCACCACGTTCATGTCGGTGTCGCAGTCGCTGTCCTCGGCGTAGTCGAGGTCGAGCACCGGGGTGCCGCGGTAGATGCCGGCCGACACGGCGGCGACTGCGCCGAACACCGGGTTCTTCGCGATCTCCTTCCGCGCCTGCAGCCAGCGCACCGCATCGACCAGGGCGACGTAGGCGCCGGTGATCGCCGCGGTGCGGGTGCCGCCGTCGGCCTGCAGCACGTCGCAGTCCAGGGTGATG
Above is a genomic segment from Thermomonas aquatica containing:
- the pepQ gene encoding Xaa-Pro dipeptidase yields the protein MSAATPENPALAGLYPQHLETLQARAAEALQRGGFDHLLVPSGTLHYQFFDDRDYPYAVNPQFKAWLPVTRAPGSWLVITPGIKPKLVFLQPHDYWHVVPAMPSGYWVEHFDIAIIRTAEEAAQHLPKDAARCAILGEPQSAIAGYAPNNPQPVVAYLEYHRAFKTPYEIAMMREASRIGVRAHRAAERAFRAGSSEFGIHLAYCQAAGQDANDLPYGNIVCLNEHAAVLHYTDRDRLPPKQSRSFLIDAGASFGGYASDITRTYSAQADEFAAMIDAVDAAQLTMCDAVRAGTDYRQVHLDAHLALAAILKDFGVITVSPEAAVQTGVSGAFFPHGIGHGIGLQVHDVAGFAESDRGGSIARPDGHPYLRLTRVLQPGMVVTIEPGIYFIDMLLDELKQKGLADAVDWARVDAFKPYGGIRIEDDVVCTAAVPLNLTREAFAA
- a CDS encoding PilZ domain-containing protein; the encoded protein is MGRESRRATRRPMSGTVLVTDTMTEEVIGRIGNLSASGVLLIASKPLVEDALYQFRFALPDNNGAQTVEVGSHVLWIDGASAPGQSWVGLRFLGLSTETTQRLRRWAEAAASPAPK
- a CDS encoding DUF1631 family protein, producing the protein MAANGSTQHSHRPKTLTAASFPRRVKRALENMLTIASADLHRQMQTVLLETEHDLARQSERAQNPQMRDLYNMALRKLRDNAARFTPELLGVIEANLAGLHPQLQRPEIASLHAPSQGLSLVDDEHADEYAVLFDLSARHEVRNSLALQLMGQRFGVLAGSPAFDAEHLPFGPHAMGDALHLACVALSLPLEARLSIYHFYDKTAMAYYSTLLEALNARLADDGVLPHLSFVPVRVRPASTPGAPVLPATTKPPAGAGAGGSGASTPAGGPIAAAGGASGFAAAARSGFAALQGLLAKRRTLLAKLRPGGADERAREALPGSDVLSALKRLRSANPKQNAVAEIRQNLLAQARQSHGHGVKLVEDDDDSFELLDMFHTQLNRDLRPGTPGDALVQRLRMPLLQLALRDHNFFVDPAHPARMLLDAVSVAGARWSADDDFDAPMLDLLRQTVETVQQDADASPETFIAANNALQTGLQSQARKIEIAERRQIDAARGRDKLELARLQANAEIAGIVGARSLPRFSATLFDQAWADAMTLSLLRNGEDSDVWRKQRAITARLVDACTSGGSDDPDPDLLASVQETLGQVGYHDDDAATIARMLASGRSDDNALVSRTELIMQMKSHARLGEQSSGQSAPQRAPRSDAEQAAWERLCNLPEGSWIEIVDAADNSVRRVKLAWLSAKTGQTLLLNRRGQRVNGGDLDTLARQYARGGLRVVDDSTGPAEAAWQGMLANLHRIAGSEPGRSN
- the hemW gene encoding radical SAM family heme chaperone HemW: MLVTPPLSLYVHLPWCVRKCPYCDFNSHEQRGALQFDAYVDALIADLDFDLPLAWGRTVHSVFFGGGTPSLFPPASIDRFLQLASARLRFAPNAEITLETNPGTVEHGPFAGYRKAGVNRLSFGVQSFDDGCLQRLGRIHSSGDAERAVKAAQDAGFDNFNLDLMYALPEQTLAMAEHDIERAVALQPTHISHYQLTLEPNTVFAARPPAGIPDEDSAWDMQDACQARLAEAGFAQYEVSAYAREGRQCAHNLNYWKFGDYLGIGAGAHGKLTLGAQQQVLRRWKVKHPSEYLLKAGTASAIGGDEVLSTERLPFDFMLNALRLNQGVPMAMFEARTGLPRAAIAAQVAIARERGWLDADEDWLRPTELGRRFANDAIGLFLD
- the rdgB gene encoding RdgB/HAM1 family non-canonical purine NTP pyrophosphatase translates to MQLILASSNAGKLAELRELLGERFELHVQSEFGVEDAEETGLSFVENAILKARHASRATGLPALGDDSGLCVDALRGAPGLYSARYSGVHGNSEANIDKLLRELDGVDDARRGAHFVCVLALVRDADDPMPILAEGLWHGRVLHARRGGNGFGYDPVFFSPAHDCSAAELPAAVKSRDSHRGQALAKLRELLRS
- a CDS encoding VOC family protein, producing the protein MVALVVRDYDEAIAWYRDTLGFELLEDTDRGGGKRWVRMAPAGNARFSLLLAEAATPVQAAVVGDQHGGRVGFFLHTDDFARDHARLAAAGAHFEEPPRHEDYGNVVVFRDLYGNRWDLIEPRACN
- the rph gene encoding ribonuclease PH, whose amino-acid sequence is MSFSRPSGRSPEQLRAVSITRGYTRHAEGSVLVAFGDTRVLCTASVENRVPGFLRGKGEGWVTAEYGMLPRSTNTRNDREAARGKQGGRTLEIQRLIGRSLRACVDRGALGERTITLDCDVLQADGGTRTAAITGAYVALVDAVRWLQARKEIAKNPVFGAVAAVSAGIYRGTPVLDLDYAEDSDCDTDMNVVMNDGGGFIELQGTAEGHAFRRDELDALLALAEKGCGELFAAQQAALAS